In the Colias croceus chromosome 25, ilColCroc2.1 genome, TTTGCCTCGTTGCGAaatttgtgaaaatattttataactttattttgtaaggcGCCGAAAGTGTTGCAATGTATTACGTCTAAATCTAAATGAGATGTTGGCCTAAATCTACAGACtaactagtttaaatttaactaacattaaatttagtttacttatattatgttgaaatTACAAATTTGTACTGAAagaataaagctgaagagtttgtttactTGAAGGCGCTAACCTCAAGAACAACGgtaccgatttgaaaaattatttaactgtTAGATTTTATTGCATTGCAGACATTTAttgcattgagataatattacttcgtatggaggagacaccacgaacaaaatctgtgcgccatttttttgctctaagttttaaaaattattatctagttaggaacttaccgatgaaagtaaTTCCTTTgaacttttccgtattatttgtgcaatatcgtaacacacacgaaggcatatttgatgcgtttcactttaaaacaaataaaaaatgagcgtgcagttacgccatatggcgtatgttgagcggaacataagtgatgtaggcggtgtcgtctccatattatgtatatctcaatgatttATTGacgaaggctataggctatataataattatcatcacggtaagaccaacagaagctgagcaatgcgggttaaaccgcggggcacagctcgTAGTTATTGAAATTACGTCTACGTATAAATTGCGAAAGCGTTATCGTggttattttgataaaaatatttccactAACACTTAATTAAGATGAATCTATCATGACTATCAAAATACTATCCATCAACTGAACGttacgtttatttttgtttttataaatgtatcaattttgtatattaatcaatatctacatattatatttaaaatgttattttcacTAGGGGaatgtaattactaattacctaatgcattaaattattatttaactttgtAAATGCATGTTtcgtaaatatatatatataaatatttctttcataaataaatggtAGGTACGTTATTACTGAAGAAAGGGAATGGATGTAcacattttgttatatttatttctgttgCTGAACTAAGCGCGGTTAGTTTTATAACTGCTATATCATACTTCATAGTTGAATTGTAGTTGCAAGAATAAAATACTAACCTGACTAACtgtcaataatttaatgaaatactagcggtccgccccggcttcgcccgtggtacatatttcacaataaaaggtagcatgttctttctcagggtctaaagattgtctgtgccaaatttcatcaaaatcggtccattagtttatgcgtgaaatcCAACAatcctttataatatatagtaaatACTAGCTTTGCCCGTAAtgacaaagaaaaatccgcatcCCGTTCCCATACCCATAGGATTGTCAGAATAAAATCTATCTCATATCCTTTCACAGATCTTAAACTACAATATCTGTGTACCAAATTTAATCCAAATCGGTTCGGTGGTTTACAGAAAAGGCAGACAGTTAGAGCTACTATTGCATTTTGTAATCATTTTTCTTCTGTAATATAAAGcactgattattattattcttctcAAGACAAATTTCCCGTCTAAACCAGTTATTCCTAATTGTAAGAAATGGAATCCTTTTCAATTTATCCATtcaaattaaacattaatttcatTCGTATCATAATTCTTCGATTAGGCAACAATAAAATGAATCCAAACGCACGATTGACCCCTATTGTTTCTACGTTCAAAAAACTCAGGTAGTCTGTGCCTCATAGATTCcgttaacattaaaattcattGAAAGTAATGAACCGTTCAATTCAgagacaatttaaaaataaatttccttTCTTGCAAGCTTGGATTCGCTAATTGCTTTGTCGGCCGTTTCTTCTCTGGACTACGGGTGGCAACCGACTAGTGATTATGTTTTTCTTCGTTTTTTAGAAACCTATAAATCTAGGTcttatatatagatagattTATATGGGTTAACTTAAAGATTCTACACTAAATTGggtaaagaaaaataacaatctAGAGCTAAGGACACggaataaattaaacttaggGCCTGAAATGGTATAAAGGGGTATATAGTTATTGTAAatcaattcaaattattttttatacagctactagcggtccgccccggcttcgcccgtggtacatattaacgttttctctacataagaaccatcctcgtacttcaaggaatataataaaaaaagaattatcgaaatcggttcagccgttctcgagttatggaattacaacgaaaagtggcattgatttttatatattagataagctttagctacaattttttatacagaatttattattcttttagttatattattattttagttatattattattattttagttttatttttaaaaatttattacggccattttactcattaagttaagtactttcgatatcagtttaaagttttttgttatctgtaatagttacggaaaaatcgcctgtgcacacttaacgattacaccctgtatatacatattgtatgtaggtataatattcatgtcaaaataaatatcataaatatataatatatgaatccTTAGCACTCAAGGAGTTTAATACTTTTCGacaatctaataaaaaagGCTGTTATGGTTACCGGTTTATAAGCTGCGTAGAGCTGCGTAGCATTTATTCGTAGCGAATTTTCCTTTTCGCCTTGGTTTTTCAACCAATcctttagtttattttttattctatagaaTATACATCTTATCTTCTACAAATTCGTTTTTTCTAGATTTGTCTTAATTCTCTTATTGTAGCGTGATTTTAGCCAAATCCGATATATGAATTTTCTAACACAATAACAAATCAATTTGAACCAATAATATCTGcgattaaatagtaaataataaattaattcttcagctttatatcttactagctgtgccgcgcggtttcacccgcgaggctccgctcctgttggtcttatcgTGATAAAACATAGCCTATATTAggtactcgtggataatgtagctttcgaatggtgaaagaattttttaaatcggttcagtagtttatgggcctattcattacaatcaaacaaacaaacaaacaatcaacaAAGTTttactctttataatattggtgtagataaaattattaagtcCCAATGTGAGTTACCATACTCCTTAGAAACGGCACTGCCCTAATGATATTGTGCGTGCCTATTGAGTAgatctgagaatcggccaacatctatttttcataccgtTCAGTGATAAGAGttaaggcagaacaacgtttgccgggacaactagcatataatatttaagtcaATTTACTACCTTCACTAAAGGCTTGTCTACACCACAAAGTATCCAtataccacagataatatatcgTTATTTAAACCGTTACCTAACTGCTATGACGATAATTGTCGATAATCGGTGCACATGAGCTGTTCTCAATTGTTATTATATCGAGGCTTTAAGTGAACGATATTATGTTTCGTAATACGTTATTgatttagaataattattagagGTTCGGTTATAATTATCGTTGTAATAATTAaggtattataattgtaatttaattatcattGTATTTAAACTACTTAGAAAAGAACGTAAAACGAAACTAGttcaagttataaaaaaatgtttataagaaAAGTTGTAGAGCATTGAATTCTctacaatattgataataaatacaaatagcgtaaaacccataaaaaatttaaatcgaTTTTTGTGACCTTATACCCCCTGATTTTCATACTTGCGACCATCCAATTAATGTGAATTTTGCAAAAAGTTTTAAGTTGCTAGAATACAAGTTTTAACGTGGTAAGGAGATAACCAGTCTTTTCGATCTTCCAAAATTTGCATCTAATTTGGCCCTAAATGACTgcattatatatatatatatatatatatatttataaactctGTTTCAGCTATATAGGATTGTTTATCCTCCAAAAAgaaatttcatataatatttttgtaaattacaaAACTTGGATTGGTATGTGAATTACctaaatatatgtacatgtctacatattatatgtatataaaagtaataaccATTACCAACCCTAATTACACAAAGTCAACATTCAATACAATACACACAATACTCAAATACATAACCACAATAGCTGGTAAATTGCTTCAGAACACTATCATTTGCTTGTCAATAGTTTGATAAGGCCAAGCTGAATTTATTATGGTCTTTGAATAGAGGTTGAATTGTGAAACAATATTTGGTATGTTTGTTTAGGGTTAGGtagggttaggttaggttggtTAGGTTAGTTGGGAGTTACAGCGGGCTTAAAAgcgaattatattataatcatacgagcgattttaatatgtaccaatagtacctacttataataataataaccatTACCACTACTAGCTTTctacccgcggcttcgctcgcgtggTGAAAGGAAATTTCCCTTGGGAATGATATTTTTCACTCCGCTTAAAAGTACACTTGTCATTTTCTAGCTTTCTAACTATCTCCAGACACAAAATCATACGATAAAGTCACTCCGTTACGACGTGAAAGAATGGCATACAAACGTTTATACTTATACGTATACACTATAGTCTATACATACGGATAAGGATGGTGAGGATTACTTTGTTAAAGTTAATTccaaacttaaaaaaaaaaaacaagttgactcaccataatattatgttgtgtatatatttttaattaatttcccTCTGTAATATAACcgataattataacaataaggTATCTGTATGacgaaactaaaataaatctcatttgTTACAGAATGCAGAAGCACCGAAAATCAAGATAACACCCAGCcaattcaaaaaacaataatgacTATAAACTTAAGTGCGTTATGTGAACAGCAAACGTGTCGCTAGTGCCAAAACAATGTATTGCTGTAAAGAACTAAAGCTACTCTATGCCACTGTCGTTCTGTTGCTAGAAGCGGAAATGTTAGTGAACACAGGTGCTATGGAGTCTAAGTCTTCCATTTACGTGACGCAAAATCCGAACGATTTGACCTCGTTGGAACTGTGCGCGGCTAGAAATCAGCAGAGATTGGGCAGTGTGTTTGGTAATTTTACAAGACATCATAAAAagggtaattttttttctccttatatttggttttgtatattcataataatatgtacacacATTAACAACTTAAACCTTTAATATTAAGTGtagtgttattttttgtacctATAAAACACATGAACATttgtagtaggtaggtatggaAAAACAAGGAATGAACAAAAAACTATTGATCAAACACTATATGAATAATTATGAGTTCaacaaaacaattataattggTCGATTAAAACCAATTTGAGgcaattaatgaataattgccgaaaggaaaaaataaagtattatttttaacagtgttttggaaacaagaaaataattgtattctgAAAGTATATAAGTAGTAAGTAAAAGTTTATTCAAGTCTTTATTATGGcctattttgtttaaattagcAACGTTAAAAGAACATGTTTTCCTTTTCATGCCATATTTTTGTCCACCTGTTCATTGATTCTTATCACTGTCTTGTCCCtctctatgtatgcttaaatctttaaaactgcgCAACAAACtttgcggttttttttttcgagtGATTCTCGAGTAAGATTTCATATAGTTGGATAAATCAGGCAAAGCCGCAAGCTGAGAGCTAGTACACAAAAATTTAACTTACAATAACCGCCTGGCCTGAAAacacttaatttttatgaCCCAAATAAATCACAAATCTAATACTCCTAAGCTATCATAATTATAGTTTCCAACAAGCAAAACCTTGGGAATAAACACTTCAATGTTCAACcctcattaataaaaaaatattatatttcgttAATAATGAACCCGtagaaattaatgaataaaactgaATACCACTCAATCAACTCAAGGAATCGTGAAGcgtataattaaaatacaaatttaatacaCTTAATgataaaacattcatttaattgGAGTTGATATTGACGGGGCATGAAAAATGGAAGTTTAAGttcaaaattaacaataagGATAGGGGTTAAAGTCTTTTATCGATACATTACTAAGAAAACATACAAAAGGATACTATTTTGATggtatttcaattaatatttaacacacataataatatgtgagtAGATGCAATCTTAAATGCAGTGGATACCAATTTTATCCATTCGAATAAGTCACAAATATACGATCGtacagaaaataaaatgtattaataatgttaacgacaaaaatattgtttggAATACTATCTAACATTAAATGATTCGGACATTTAATTTGCTTAtgcaaaaatatacataaaaaagagCCACCGTCGTTTAATTTTGCAACATGATGATAATAAACTATAATGTGTAGTAATATCcaaaattgatataaaaaataccacaaaatacactaaaaattaaaatacagaataaaaaatgcagtattattattattatattaattaataatattaaatgaaaatatgagCGACCAGCGATATAATTcagtgtatttttattaaaattaaattacaatgtgACCCAATTACTTTGCTGGTACCTTAACGATAATaattccatactaatattataaatgcgaaagtaactctgtctgtctgtctgttactcaatcacgccttaactactgaaccaatttgtatgaaattgggtatagagatatttttatacccgagaaaggacataggataggttttatcccggaaatcccacgggaacgggaactatgcgggcttttctttgactgcgcgggcgatgccacgggtggaaagctagtaataatatattaaacacaTTCTGGCCAAACTATTGTACGTCCAAAGTCTCTTTATACTGTGGTACTACTTTAACAGATTGGCGCgtttaataatcataaaagcAAGAAAGCAAGTCACTATCAGTAATTGATCGATGGCTCCCAATCCTCTCTTTTATAGCGCTCATCATATTAAATAGAAAACCTTTAATAACTTTGTCATTACAGGTCACAGAAGAAGGACAACATCAACGAGTACAACCACAGAACCAGCAATGTATTCAACAACAGATGGTCATACCAATGCCTACACAATAAGTGCATATACCACTACACATCCAAAACTACCCAAACCCCTTCGACTATCCGCCACTCTATTAGATAATgattatacagataatatagataacatagataatataattgaagAAAATAGAGAAATTAAACGTGATAAACATCACAAACACGACAGACTATCAGATAAAGAAGTAGCGTTAGAAATGGATGAAACAGAAATGTCGAAATCATTGAATAAAGTAAAGAAAATGTATAGAGATTCAACTGCATCAGCAGTGAATAAATTAAGTGGTAAAAGTAGTAAAAATGGTATATTTTTGACTGAAAATTGTACAACAGTTATAGCTCAAATAGGAACTACAGCTATATTGCATTGTGAAGTTAGCGATATTACTGAAAACACGGTAAGTAgttgaaacttttttaaatatttttagtgtttaaatTTAGAGATGTCTATTATTAACAAACGTACGATGAAAGACCAGAAGTATCTGCAGAATTTTCTACTcttcataaatttataaaaattttatgtgctTTCACATTGATGCATAAATTACGTGATTCAAAATTGGTCGCCATACACACTTAGATATTTTAGTTTAGACTTATtcctataaattatttaaaagattgtcactaatgtatgtatatagttttaaaaaagaCATTGCCCTCTTGTTTGTATTGAGAGACTCttctataaatttaaaatagcaaagtcaacaacaaatattatagcatttatttcaaaagtaAACATTTTGTACATCTTTTTCTGAGCACACATTAAATTGGATAAGCTTCAAGAGAAAACCTTTAAAGTCTCCCAAAAGGTCATATCTGTCTTGTAACAGAAATATATTGCCCGTTCTTTATTTGCTTTTAAGCGAATTTCTTATTTTGTGTACATAAGAATAAGAGTGAGTTTTATTTActatctgtagactgtagatgTAGATGTTTAATAGAACTTTCAATGTTACCGGgaatcattgagataatatttctacgtatggaggagacaccacgaacaaaatctgtgcgccatttttttgctctaactaagttttaaaaattattacctagttaggtacttaccgatgaaagttattcctttgcatgtttccgtattatttgtgcaatatcgcacgaaggcatatttgatgcgtttcacttttaaacaaataaaaaatgagcgtgcagttacgccatatggcgtatgttcagcgg is a window encoding:
- the LOC123703218 gene encoding uncharacterized protein LOC123703218; translation: MYCCKELKLLYATVVLLLEAEMLVNTGAMESKSSIYVTQNPNDLTSLELCAARNQQRLGSVFGNFTRHHKKGHRRRTTSTSTTTEPAMYSTTDGHTNAYTISAYTTTHPKLPKPLRLSATLLDNDYTDNIDNIDNIIEENREIKRDKHHKHDRLSDKEVALEMDETEMSKSLNKVKKMYRDSTASAVNKLSGKSSKNGIFLTENCTTVIAQIGTTAILHCEVSDITENTVTWIRRKDYSLLSVGLVTYSADSRFFSAHGRHVKDWALHIRFATSADAGYYECQVPTHPPTSIFFKLVLVAAYAEIVGESEKIIHEGSMLKLVCVVKRSTEPPSYVFWYFENRMINYDLNGVSVHNGRHTSELVIGKAEPRHAGNYTCVPANARAASVTVHVVQSETPAAMQHGNNVSTKNYTQLYELLVVVLSLSILCKLARDIG